From the Apis cerana isolate GH-2021 linkage group LG3, AcerK_1.0, whole genome shotgun sequence genome, one window contains:
- the LOC107993898 gene encoding F-box only protein 21, translated as MASDAIISLPGEIIVYILEDKLLDFSDVINFSSTCKSLYKIVNENNKLWKTKFFQRWPLLKEIYQTSKELEHQMINWKEEVKISLNSRTKLLCLLSSMSNKHHKKQELSNSEFKEFDSLFCPKEGAHPLAYYFLIDELITLIKCPAIVSNLTHRYYALKVVRYLKQTHLKGEWQKFISLPSKQQTLERGATIVAQWSQPERHVSYPTISSILDNIAEQTKDLLKEQHPNHSIFSTPTERFIFWKNNIIDDNQWNISETRQVTDALCKVLFEKLGFYGNSEMYYSSENSFIDRVLERRRGIPITLAIVFESVARRLGIRCEPVSFPSHFLLRWKETYAPEFKDTENYYIDVFNGGQFLTKKNCPRIGGVSRCPIEKYNVHEEATAVEVVTRMANNLEIAARQHTHINGTHRTARLRSALELRYMIQPNDTNTVLQLGRIYMSQHMDLTELVKILENMQKDLELMSRGQANMISQTFKTLQKCQKRLQPKEEIKPKKRIPSVKYAIGLIMKHKIYGYLCVITGWDVRCMASTEWMNEMNVDGLEEGADQPFYKIFVDDGSCQYAAQENLLLAPNPEWINHHAIGRYFYKFSGAHYIPNEEKAREYPEDEKVCNELIVEYMQNGITYNTT; from the exons ATGGCAAGTGACGCAATAATCTCGTTACCTGGAGAGATAATCGTGTATATTTTGGAAGATAAATTACTTGACTTTTCGGATGTCATTAATTTTAGTTCAACGTGTAAAAGTTTGTACAAAATTgtcaacgaaaataataaactttggaagactaaattttttcaaag ATGGCcacttttaaaagaaatatatcaaacaAGTAAAGAATTAGAGCATCAGATGATAAACTGGAAAGAAGAAGTAAAAATTAGTTTGAATAGTAGAACTAAATTACTTTGTCTTCTATCTTCTATGTCTAATAAACACcataaaaaacaagaattatcCAATTctgaatttaaagaatttgattCATTATTTTGTCCAAAAGAAGGTGCTCATCCTTtagcttattattttttaatagatgaaCTTATAACATTGATTAAATGTCCTGCTAT agtaAGCAATTTAACACATAGATATTATGCTCTTAAAGTTGTTCGATATTTGAAACAAACTCATTTGAAAGGTGAATGGCAAAAGTTTATATCTTTACCATCAAAACAACAAACTTTAGAACGTGGTGCAACTATTGTAGCACAATGGAGTCAGCCAGAAAGACATGTATCATATCCAACAATATCAtcaatattagataatattgcAGAACAAACAAAAGATTTACTCAAAGAACAACATCCaaatcattctatattttcaactCCAACAGAGAGATTTatcttttggaaaaataatattattgatgacAATCAGTGGAATATTTCAGAAACAAGACAAGTAACAGATGCATTATGTAaagtattatttgaaaaattaggaTTTTATGGAAATAGTGAAATGTATTATTCATCAGAAAATTCGTTCATAGATCGC gttTTAGAACGTAGACGCGGAATTCCTATAACTTTAGCAATAGTATTTGAAAGTGTTGCTCGAAGACTTGGTATACGCTGTGAGCCTGTTAGCTTTCcatctcattttttattacgatgGAAAGAAACATA TGCACCAGAATTTAAGGAcactgaaaattattatattgatgtcTTCAATGGAGGTCAATTTCtgactaaaaaaaattgtcctaGAATTGGAGGTGTTTCAAGATGtccaatagaaaaatataatgttcatGAAGAAGCAACTGCTGTAGAG gtAGTGACAAGAATggcaaataatttagaaatagcTGCTAGACAACATACTCATATAAATGGTACTCATAGAACTGCAAGATTACGTTCTGCACTTGAACTTCGATATATGATACAACCCAATGACACGAACACAGTTTTACAATTAGGACGAATATATATGTCGCAACATATGGATTTGACtgaattagtaaaaatattagaaaatatgcaaaag gatTTGGAGTTAATGTCAAGAGGACAAGCAAATATGATTTCACAGACTTTTAAAACACTCCAAAAATGTCAAAAAAGATTACAACCTAAG gaagaaataaaaccaaagaaaagaattccaagtgtaaaatatgcaataggattgataatgaaacataaaatatatggatATTTATGTGTAATAACAGGATGGGATGTCCGTTGTATGGCTTCTACAGAATGGATGAATGAAATGAACGTAGATGGATTAGAAGAAGGTGCAGATCaaccattttataaaatatttgtagatGATGGTTCATGTCAATATGCAGCTCaag aaaatttattactggCTCCTAATCCAGAATGGATAAATCATCATGCAATTggcagatatttttataagttcagTGGTGCACATTACATACCAAATGAAGAAAAAGCAAGAGAATATCCAGAAGATGAAAAAGTTTGCAACGAATTAATTGTTGAATATATGCAAAATGgaataacatataatactacttaa
- the LOC107993846 gene encoding tektin-1 isoform X1, protein MNNRPLELVPPPPLKFTLYQWHLNNRHRYRCSEAQQELADRLLNESQRICELSSETVKNNKEETDHRLKEKIEDIEFRKKELLRIRKEVILEIDTLSIYKERIMDALSSIRKSALIICEKCLVFREQRLGIDLVHDDVEKELIKECEVIRGVENLLVRTLEQTQEQIRRLKATLYYMDHELEDKENNLRIDKHNLTLKETSLNLSIYHGSSRLDPSTIELNEWEMQTNNNIMIASKEVNCAITLRCYIDTIIKQAIDDLNEQKNATNEAFRRRIEETKEAKTKLELQHSEIMRQAEEMKENITRIEKSIAEKECFLALAHTRLGNRCQRPGLELTRDLVENNLVKEVYDLRDVMSKLQATMFEAQASLRYLLKTQIQIEEDINVKTNTLKIDEVDCMTLRQSMFYHVY, encoded by the exons atgaacaatCGTCCACTTGAATTAGTTCCTCCACCTCCATTGAAGTTTACTTTATATCAATGGCATCTAAATAATCGTCATAG gTATCGATGTTCGGAAGCGCAGCAAGAGTTAGCAGATCGATTACTTAATGAATCTCAACGTATTTGTGAATTGAGTTCTGAaacagtaaaaaataataaagaagaaacagaTCATAgacttaaagaaaaaattgaagatatagAATTTCGTAAAAAGGAACTATTACGTATAAGGAAAGAAGTTATCCTTGAAATTGATactttatcgatatataaggAACGTATTATGGATGCTTTATCATCCATAAGGAAAAGTGCCCTTATTATTTGCGAAAAGTGTCTCGTTTTTAg agaaCAAAGATTAGGAATTGATTTAGTTCATGATGAcgttgaaaaagaattgataaaagaatgTGAAGTAATTAGGGGcgtcgaaaatttattagttCGAACTTTAGAACAAACTCAGGAACAAATACGTCGATTAAAAGCAACACTTTATTATATGGATCACGAACTTgaggataaagaaaataatttacgtattgacaaacataatttaacattaaaagaaACTAGTTTAAATTTAAGCATTTATCATGGCAGTTCACGACTTGATCCATC aactattgaattgaatgaatgGGAAATGCAAACTAATAACAATATCATGATAGCTTCGAAAGAAGTAAATTGTGCTATAACTTTGCGTTGTTATattgatacaattataaaacaagCAATCGATGAtctaaatgaacaaaaaaatgcTACTAATGAAGCTTTCAGACGCCGTATCGAAGAAACCAAGGAAGcaaaaacaaaattagaattacAGCATTCTGAG ataatGCGACAAGCAGAAGAAATGAAGGAGAATATTACGCggatagaaaaatcaattgcAGAAAAGGAATGTTTCTTAGCTTTGGCTCATACGAGACTCGGTAATCGTTGTCAAAGACCAGGATTAGAACTTACACGAGATCTAGTCGAAAATAATCTTGTAAAGGAAGTATATGATTTACGCGATGTTATGTCTAAATTGCAAGCAACTATGTTTgag gCTCAGGCATCATTgcgttatttattgaaaacacAAATTCAGATCGAAGaagatattaatgttaaaacaaatacattaaaaattgatgaagTCGATTGTATGACTCTTCGTCAGAGTATGTTCTATCatgtatattga
- the LOC107993846 gene encoding tektin-1 isoform X2, with protein MYRCSEAQQELADRLLNESQRICELSSETVKNNKEETDHRLKEKIEDIEFRKKELLRIRKEVILEIDTLSIYKERIMDALSSIRKSALIICEKCLVFREQRLGIDLVHDDVEKELIKECEVIRGVENLLVRTLEQTQEQIRRLKATLYYMDHELEDKENNLRIDKHNLTLKETSLNLSIYHGSSRLDPSTIELNEWEMQTNNNIMIASKEVNCAITLRCYIDTIIKQAIDDLNEQKNATNEAFRRRIEETKEAKTKLELQHSEIMRQAEEMKENITRIEKSIAEKECFLALAHTRLGNRCQRPGLELTRDLVENNLVKEVYDLRDVMSKLQATMFEAQASLRYLLKTQIQIEEDINVKTNTLKIDEVDCMTLRQSMFYHVY; from the exons at gTATCGATGTTCGGAAGCGCAGCAAGAGTTAGCAGATCGATTACTTAATGAATCTCAACGTATTTGTGAATTGAGTTCTGAaacagtaaaaaataataaagaagaaacagaTCATAgacttaaagaaaaaattgaagatatagAATTTCGTAAAAAGGAACTATTACGTATAAGGAAAGAAGTTATCCTTGAAATTGATactttatcgatatataaggAACGTATTATGGATGCTTTATCATCCATAAGGAAAAGTGCCCTTATTATTTGCGAAAAGTGTCTCGTTTTTAg agaaCAAAGATTAGGAATTGATTTAGTTCATGATGAcgttgaaaaagaattgataaaagaatgTGAAGTAATTAGGGGcgtcgaaaatttattagttCGAACTTTAGAACAAACTCAGGAACAAATACGTCGATTAAAAGCAACACTTTATTATATGGATCACGAACTTgaggataaagaaaataatttacgtattgacaaacataatttaacattaaaagaaACTAGTTTAAATTTAAGCATTTATCATGGCAGTTCACGACTTGATCCATC aactattgaattgaatgaatgGGAAATGCAAACTAATAACAATATCATGATAGCTTCGAAAGAAGTAAATTGTGCTATAACTTTGCGTTGTTATattgatacaattataaaacaagCAATCGATGAtctaaatgaacaaaaaaatgcTACTAATGAAGCTTTCAGACGCCGTATCGAAGAAACCAAGGAAGcaaaaacaaaattagaattacAGCATTCTGAG ataatGCGACAAGCAGAAGAAATGAAGGAGAATATTACGCggatagaaaaatcaattgcAGAAAAGGAATGTTTCTTAGCTTTGGCTCATACGAGACTCGGTAATCGTTGTCAAAGACCAGGATTAGAACTTACACGAGATCTAGTCGAAAATAATCTTGTAAAGGAAGTATATGATTTACGCGATGTTATGTCTAAATTGCAAGCAACTATGTTTgag gCTCAGGCATCATTgcgttatttattgaaaacacAAATTCAGATCGAAGaagatattaatgttaaaacaaatacattaaaaattgatgaagTCGATTGTATGACTCTTCGTCAGAGTATGTTCTATCatgtatattga
- the LOC107993895 gene encoding E3 ubiquitin-protein ligase Bre1 isoform X2, translating into MSKRPAESGDSGSQPPIKKVQFEPILIGPISTLEEMDMKVLQFQNKKLAQRLEQRHRVEAELRERIQQLEIRQMQDDAVLNVVNRYWNQLNEDIRILLQRFDAETADESENKNESEATTSFLMQLSSWDKEELNDKLANRVQVSKRAVSKVVQAFDRLSQRNEKITLALKGEFDGEEAPNIDEVVRRANAEIQMENRNLQAINIQLHEKYHTISLKMSELQDTITAKDTFALELCNQVEDLQYELNKIRARNDKLEHHLGEAIEKLKAFQQIHGTDEKGSNKPNTLVASSVSQTKLEDLQRELEETRELANNRLQELDKLHQQHRDALKEVEELKMDIRQLPESVIVETTEYKCLQSQFSVLYNESMQLKTQLDDARQQLQSSKNAHLRHIEMMESEELMAQKKLRGECIQLEDVLAQLRKEYEMLRIEFEQNLAANEQTGPINREMRHLITSLQNHNQQLKGEVHRYKRKYKEASSEIPKLKKEIEELTTKLGQQTSQENKEGNNSDGSGKEEDASNSLPGSTQIKEESGVSIKRESGEEEIETIEVGEGEGNKGTPDSLTLTSPTLKKEKDIKREKDIKKETIKTEHRDPAHRAKDTKVAESELVRDLKAQLKKAVNEMKEMKLLLDMYKGVGKEQRDKVQLMAAERKTRAELDELRQQLKKIQESKREERKKLADEDAQIKIKKLEEQAYTLQRQVASQKQEEEALLNEMEVTGQAFEDMQEQNSRLIQQLREKDDANFKLMTERIKSNQLHKLAREEKDVLKEQVSTLTTQVEAANVVVRKLEEKERLLQNSLATVEKELALRQQAMEMHKRKAIESAQSAADLKLHLEKYHSQMKEAQQVVAEKTSSLEAEAYKTKRLQEEIAQLRRKVERMKKIELAETLDEVMAEELREYKETLTCPSCKVKRKDAVLTKCFHVFCWDCLRTRYETRQRKCPKCNCAFGANDYHRLYLST; encoded by the exons ATGTCAAAGCGACCTGCAGAAAGTGGGGATTCGGGTTCCCAGCCACCTATTAAAAAAGTTCAATTCGAACCAATTTTAATCGGACCTATTTCAACTCTTGAAGAAATGGATATGAaagttttacaatttcaaaataaaaaattggccCAG AGATTAGAACAGCGTCATAGAGTAGAAGCTGAATTAAGAGAACGAATTCAACAATTGGAAATACGACAAATGCAAGATGATGCAGTGCTTAATGTTGTTAATCGTTATTGGAATCAATTAAATGaagatatacgtatattactTCAAAGATTTGATGCTGAAACAGCTGAtgaatctgaaaataaaa aTGAAAGTGAAGCTACAACATCATTTCTCATGCAGCTTTCTTCATGGGACAAAGAAgagttaaatgataaattagcaAATCGTGTTCAAGTATCTAAACGTGCTGTTTCTAAAGTTGTACAGGCATTTGACCGTCTTTctcaaagaaatgaaaaaattactcTTGCACTTAAAGGAGAGTTTGATGGAg aggAAGCACCTAATATTGATGAAGTAGTACGTAGAGCAAATGCTGAAATACAAATGGAAAATAGGAATCTTCaagcaataaatatacaacttcatgaaaaatatcacACCATTTCATTaaag ATGTCAGAATTACAAGATACCATAACAGCAAAAGATACATTTGCTTTAGAACTTTGTAACCAAGTAGAAGATCTTCAGtatgaattgaataaaatacgaGCCCGTAATGATAAATTAGAACATCATCTTGGAGAAGcaattgagaaattaaaagCATTTCAACAAATACATGGTACAGATGAAAAAGGAAGTAACAAACCAAATACTTTAGTTGCATCAAGTGTGTCACAAACGaag CTTGAAGATTTACAAAGAGAATTGGAAGAAACCAGAGAGTTAGCTAATAATAGGCTGCAAGAACTGGATAAACTGCATCAACAACACCGCGATGCATTGAAAGAggtagaagaattaaaaatggat ataCGACAACTTCCAGAATCAGTAATTGTTGAAACAAcagaatataaatgtttacaaTCACAATTTtctgtattatataatgaatcaaTGCAATTAAAAACGCAATTAGATGATGCTCGTCAGCAATTGCAATCTAGCAAGAATGCTCATTTACGTCATATTGAAATGATGGAG agtgAGGAGTTAATGGCACAAAAGAAATTACGTGGAGAATGTATACAATTGGAAGATGTTCTAGctcaattaagaaaagaatatgaaatgttaagaatagaatttgaacaaaatttagCAGCAAATGAGCAAACAGGACCGATAAATCGAGAAATGAGACATTTGATTACATCTTTGCAGAATCATAATCAACAACTTAAAGGCGAAGTTCATCgttataaacgaaaatataaagaagctTCATCAGAAATACCAAAA ttaaaaaaagaaattgaagaattaacGACAAAATTGGGTCAACAAACATctcaagaaaataaagaggGCAATAATTCAGATGGCagtggaaaagaagaagatgcaTCGAATTCTCTTCCAGGTTCAACAcag ataaaagagGAGAGTGGAGTTTCAATAAAAAGGGAATctggagaagaagaaatagaaactATTGAAgttggagaaggagaaggaaataAGGGCACTCCAGATTCCTTAACTTTAACGTCTccaactttaaaaaaagaaaaagatattaaacgcGAAAAGGacataaagaaagaaactatAAAAACTGAACATCGTGATCCTGCTCATCGTGCCAAAGATACGAAAGTAGCAGAATCGGAGCTTGTTAGAGATTTGAAAGCACAACTTAA aaaagctgtgaatgaaatgaaagaaatgaaattattgttggACATGTATAAAGGTGTTGGAAAAGAACAAAGAGATAAAGTGCAACTAATGGCAGCTGAACGGAAAACAAGAGCAGAATTAGATGAATTACgtcaacaattaaaaaaaattcaa gaaagtAAAAGAGAAGAACGTAAGAAATTGGCAGATGAAGATGcacaaataaagattaaaaaattagaagaacaaGCATATACTCTTCAGCGTCAAGTTGCTTCTCAAAAGCAg GAAGAAGAGGCTCTTTTGAATGAAATGGAAGTAACTGGACAAGCTTTTGAAGATATGCAAGAACAAAATTCTAGATTGATTCAACAATTACGTGAAAAAGATGATGCGAATTTTAAACTTATGACAGAAAGGATAAAAAGTAATCAATTACATAAATTGGCTAGAGAGGAGAAAGACGTTTTAAAAGAACAAGTTTCTACCTTAACAACGCAAGTTGAAGCTGCTAATGTTGTTGTTcgtaaattagaagaaaaagaacgtcttttacaaaattcacTTGCAACTGTTGAAAAGGAATTAGCTTTGAGACAACAAGCAATGGAAATGCATAAGCGGAAAGCTATTGAAAGTGCTCAATCTGCAGCTGATTTAAAACTTCATCTCG aaaaatatcattctcAAATGAAAGAAGCACAACAAGTTGTAGCTGAAAAAACGAGTTCTTTAGAAGCAGAAGCatacaaaacaaaaagattacag gAAGAAATAGCTCAATTAAGACGTAAAGTTGaaagaatgaagaaaatagaacTTGCAGAAACATTGGATGAAGTAATGGCTGAGGAACTtcgagaatataaagaaactcTTACTTGTCCATCTTGTAAAGTTAAGCGTAAAGATGCTGTTTTAACAAAATGTTTTCACGTATTTTGTTGGGATTGTTTACGTACACGATATGAGACTAGACAACGTAAATGTCCAAAATGTAATTGTGCTTTTGGAGCTAATGATTATCATCGTCTATATCTCTCCacatga
- the LOC107993895 gene encoding E3 ubiquitin-protein ligase Bre1 isoform X1, which produces MSKRPAESGDSGSQPPIKKVQFEPILIGPISTLEEMDMKVLQFQNKKLAQRLEQRHRVEAELRERIQQLEIRQMQDDAVLNVVNRYWNQLNEDIRILLQRFDAETADESENKNESEATTSFLMQLSSWDKEELNDKLANRVQVSKRAVSKVVQAFDRLSQRNEKITLALKGEFDGEEAPNIDEVVRRANAEIQMENRNLQAINIQLHEKYHTISLKMSELQDTITAKDTFALELCNQVEDLQYELNKIRARNDKLEHHLGEAIEKLKAFQQIHGTDEKGSNKPNTLVASSVSQTKLEDLQRELEETRELANNRLQELDKLHQQHRDALKEVEELKMDIRQLPESVIVETTEYKCLQSQFSVLYNESMQLKTQLDDARQQLQSSKNAHLRHIEMMESEELMAQKKLRGECIQLEDVLAQLRKEYEMLRIEFEQNLAANEQTGPINREMRHLITSLQNHNQQLKGEVHRYKRKYKEASSEIPKLKKEIEELTTKLGQQTSQENKEGNNSDGSGKEEDASNSLPGSTQIKEESGVSIKRESGEEEIETIEVGEGEGNKGTPDSLTLTSPTLKKEKDIKREKDIKKETIKTEHRDPAHRAKDTKVAESELVRDLKAQLKKAVNEMKEMKLLLDMYKGVGKEQRDKVQLMAAERKTRAELDELRQQLKKIQESKREERKKLADEDAQIKIKKLEEQAYTLQRQVASQKQNCVWFQEEEALLNEMEVTGQAFEDMQEQNSRLIQQLREKDDANFKLMTERIKSNQLHKLAREEKDVLKEQVSTLTTQVEAANVVVRKLEEKERLLQNSLATVEKELALRQQAMEMHKRKAIESAQSAADLKLHLEKYHSQMKEAQQVVAEKTSSLEAEAYKTKRLQEEIAQLRRKVERMKKIELAETLDEVMAEELREYKETLTCPSCKVKRKDAVLTKCFHVFCWDCLRTRYETRQRKCPKCNCAFGANDYHRLYLST; this is translated from the exons ATGTCAAAGCGACCTGCAGAAAGTGGGGATTCGGGTTCCCAGCCACCTATTAAAAAAGTTCAATTCGAACCAATTTTAATCGGACCTATTTCAACTCTTGAAGAAATGGATATGAaagttttacaatttcaaaataaaaaattggccCAG AGATTAGAACAGCGTCATAGAGTAGAAGCTGAATTAAGAGAACGAATTCAACAATTGGAAATACGACAAATGCAAGATGATGCAGTGCTTAATGTTGTTAATCGTTATTGGAATCAATTAAATGaagatatacgtatattactTCAAAGATTTGATGCTGAAACAGCTGAtgaatctgaaaataaaa aTGAAAGTGAAGCTACAACATCATTTCTCATGCAGCTTTCTTCATGGGACAAAGAAgagttaaatgataaattagcaAATCGTGTTCAAGTATCTAAACGTGCTGTTTCTAAAGTTGTACAGGCATTTGACCGTCTTTctcaaagaaatgaaaaaattactcTTGCACTTAAAGGAGAGTTTGATGGAg aggAAGCACCTAATATTGATGAAGTAGTACGTAGAGCAAATGCTGAAATACAAATGGAAAATAGGAATCTTCaagcaataaatatacaacttcatgaaaaatatcacACCATTTCATTaaag ATGTCAGAATTACAAGATACCATAACAGCAAAAGATACATTTGCTTTAGAACTTTGTAACCAAGTAGAAGATCTTCAGtatgaattgaataaaatacgaGCCCGTAATGATAAATTAGAACATCATCTTGGAGAAGcaattgagaaattaaaagCATTTCAACAAATACATGGTACAGATGAAAAAGGAAGTAACAAACCAAATACTTTAGTTGCATCAAGTGTGTCACAAACGaag CTTGAAGATTTACAAAGAGAATTGGAAGAAACCAGAGAGTTAGCTAATAATAGGCTGCAAGAACTGGATAAACTGCATCAACAACACCGCGATGCATTGAAAGAggtagaagaattaaaaatggat ataCGACAACTTCCAGAATCAGTAATTGTTGAAACAAcagaatataaatgtttacaaTCACAATTTtctgtattatataatgaatcaaTGCAATTAAAAACGCAATTAGATGATGCTCGTCAGCAATTGCAATCTAGCAAGAATGCTCATTTACGTCATATTGAAATGATGGAG agtgAGGAGTTAATGGCACAAAAGAAATTACGTGGAGAATGTATACAATTGGAAGATGTTCTAGctcaattaagaaaagaatatgaaatgttaagaatagaatttgaacaaaatttagCAGCAAATGAGCAAACAGGACCGATAAATCGAGAAATGAGACATTTGATTACATCTTTGCAGAATCATAATCAACAACTTAAAGGCGAAGTTCATCgttataaacgaaaatataaagaagctTCATCAGAAATACCAAAA ttaaaaaaagaaattgaagaattaacGACAAAATTGGGTCAACAAACATctcaagaaaataaagaggGCAATAATTCAGATGGCagtggaaaagaagaagatgcaTCGAATTCTCTTCCAGGTTCAACAcag ataaaagagGAGAGTGGAGTTTCAATAAAAAGGGAATctggagaagaagaaatagaaactATTGAAgttggagaaggagaaggaaataAGGGCACTCCAGATTCCTTAACTTTAACGTCTccaactttaaaaaaagaaaaagatattaaacgcGAAAAGGacataaagaaagaaactatAAAAACTGAACATCGTGATCCTGCTCATCGTGCCAAAGATACGAAAGTAGCAGAATCGGAGCTTGTTAGAGATTTGAAAGCACAACTTAA aaaagctgtgaatgaaatgaaagaaatgaaattattgttggACATGTATAAAGGTGTTGGAAAAGAACAAAGAGATAAAGTGCAACTAATGGCAGCTGAACGGAAAACAAGAGCAGAATTAGATGAATTACgtcaacaattaaaaaaaattcaa gaaagtAAAAGAGAAGAACGTAAGAAATTGGCAGATGAAGATGcacaaataaagattaaaaaattagaagaacaaGCATATACTCTTCAGCGTCAAGTTGCTTCTCAAAAGCAg AATTGTGTGTGGTTTCAGGAAGAAGAGGCTCTTTTGAATGAAATGGAAGTAACTGGACAAGCTTTTGAAGATATGCAAGAACAAAATTCTAGATTGATTCAACAATTACGTGAAAAAGATGATGCGAATTTTAAACTTATGACAGAAAGGATAAAAAGTAATCAATTACATAAATTGGCTAGAGAGGAGAAAGACGTTTTAAAAGAACAAGTTTCTACCTTAACAACGCAAGTTGAAGCTGCTAATGTTGTTGTTcgtaaattagaagaaaaagaacgtcttttacaaaattcacTTGCAACTGTTGAAAAGGAATTAGCTTTGAGACAACAAGCAATGGAAATGCATAAGCGGAAAGCTATTGAAAGTGCTCAATCTGCAGCTGATTTAAAACTTCATCTCG aaaaatatcattctcAAATGAAAGAAGCACAACAAGTTGTAGCTGAAAAAACGAGTTCTTTAGAAGCAGAAGCatacaaaacaaaaagattacag gAAGAAATAGCTCAATTAAGACGTAAAGTTGaaagaatgaagaaaatagaacTTGCAGAAACATTGGATGAAGTAATGGCTGAGGAACTtcgagaatataaagaaactcTTACTTGTCCATCTTGTAAAGTTAAGCGTAAAGATGCTGTTTTAACAAAATGTTTTCACGTATTTTGTTGGGATTGTTTACGTACACGATATGAGACTAGACAACGTAAATGTCCAAAATGTAATTGTGCTTTTGGAGCTAATGATTATCATCGTCTATATCTCTCCacatga